The following coding sequences are from one SAR86 cluster bacterium window:
- the infC gene encoding translation initiation factor IF-3, protein MTQPRRAFEKKNKQPINQFIKAEKVRLISQTGEQLGVVELKEALAKAKDQELDLVQMNKDSDTPVCKMMDYGKHLFDQKKQKAASKKKTKKTQLKEIKFRPGTDENDYQIKMRNIIKFLNDGDKTKITMRFRGRELAHKEIGLNLLKRVESDLVDIANVEQEPISEGRQFVMLLSPNRK, encoded by the coding sequence ATGACTCAACCAAGAAGGGCATTTGAAAAGAAAAATAAGCAGCCCATAAACCAATTCATTAAAGCCGAAAAAGTTAGACTTATCTCACAAACTGGAGAGCAGTTAGGAGTTGTCGAACTTAAAGAAGCTTTAGCAAAGGCAAAAGATCAAGAACTAGATTTAGTCCAAATGAATAAAGACTCTGATACTCCGGTTTGCAAAATGATGGACTATGGTAAGCACCTATTCGATCAAAAAAAACAAAAGGCAGCTTCAAAAAAGAAAACAAAAAAAACTCAACTCAAGGAAATTAAATTCAGACCAGGAACGGATGAAAATGATTATCAAATTAAGATGAGAAATATTATTAAATTTTTAAATGATGGTGATAAAACCAAAATAACAATGAGATTTAGAGGAAGAGAATTAGCGCACAAAGAAATAGGTTTGAATCTATTGAAGAGAGTTGAATCAGATTTAGTTGATATTGCCAATGTTGAACAAGAACCAATTTCTGAAGGGAGACAGTTTGTAATGCTTTTGAGCCCAAATAGGAAATAA
- the rpmI gene encoding 50S ribosomal protein L35: MPKIKVHSGAAKRFKKTGSGLKRKQANKSHILTKMTTKSKRQLRGTTALAAGDEKLVKRMFKEKS; this comes from the coding sequence ATGCCAAAAATTAAAGTTCACAGTGGCGCCGCCAAACGATTTAAAAAAACTGGAAGTGGTTTAAAAAGAAAGCAAGCCAATAAAAGCCACATCCTCACAAAAATGACGACTAAGTCAAAAAGGCAATTACGCGGAACAACCGCTTTGGCAGCTGGTGACGAGAAGCTAGTTAAAAGAATGTTTAAGGAGAAATCTTAA
- the rplT gene encoding 50S ribosomal protein L20, which produces MARVKRGVEARRKHKKVLKLAKGYRGARSRTFKVAKQAVTRAGQYAYRDRKVKKRTFRSLWIVRINAAVRGHGMSYSVFMNSLKKANIKLDRRVLANIAAEDEQSFADLVEIAKQNAA; this is translated from the coding sequence ATGGCAAGGGTAAAAAGAGGCGTCGAAGCCAGAAGAAAGCATAAAAAAGTTCTTAAACTGGCAAAAGGGTATAGAGGAGCAAGAAGCAGAACCTTTAAAGTTGCCAAGCAAGCCGTAACTCGTGCGGGACAGTATGCTTACAGAGATAGAAAGGTTAAAAAAAGAACTTTTCGATCCTTATGGATTGTAAGAATTAATGCTGCCGTTCGAGGTCATGGTATGTCTTATAGTGTTTTCATGAATAGTTTAAAAAAAGCAAATATTAAGTTGGATCGCAGAGTTCTTGCAAATATTGCAGCAGAAGACGAACAATCATTTGCAGATTTAGTCGAAATTGCTAAACAAAATGCAGCATAA
- the pheS gene encoding phenylalanine--tRNA ligase subunit alpha — translation MDLAKLKQELKKDFNLSKSSEDLQKLKVKYLGKKGKITDLSKTLGKLDQKDRPIVGKKINQIKTLFQDLVKSSSKRIEDFELENEISKETVDVSLPVGKIFAGGLHPITKTIDKICSYFSAKGYLIEEGPEIESEYYNFDALNIPENHPARDMHDTFYVDSGKLLRTHTSPVQIRSIEKYNVPLKIICPGKVYRSDSDPTHTPMFHQIEGLLIDENVNFGNLKKELIDFLNYFFAKKLDVRFRPSYFPFTEPSAEVDIMDKNGWLEIMGCGMVHPDVLEMAGIDSKKYSGFAFGLGIERMAKLDYSIKDMRVLFENDLKEISGS, via the coding sequence ATGGATTTAGCAAAGCTTAAGCAAGAATTAAAAAAAGACTTTAATTTATCTAAATCATCCGAAGACTTACAAAAGTTAAAAGTCAAATATCTAGGGAAAAAAGGCAAGATAACAGATTTGTCTAAAACTTTAGGTAAGTTGGATCAAAAGGATCGTCCAATCGTTGGAAAAAAAATCAATCAAATAAAAACTTTATTCCAAGATTTAGTTAAGTCTAGTTCAAAACGAATAGAAGACTTTGAATTAGAAAATGAGATCTCGAAGGAGACGGTAGACGTATCTTTGCCAGTCGGAAAAATTTTTGCTGGCGGATTGCATCCCATTACTAAGACAATAGATAAAATTTGTTCATATTTTTCTGCTAAGGGGTATCTAATAGAAGAAGGCCCAGAAATTGAAAGTGAATACTATAATTTCGATGCGCTTAATATCCCTGAAAATCATCCAGCTAGAGATATGCACGATACTTTTTATGTTGATTCTGGAAAATTATTAAGAACTCATACATCTCCCGTTCAGATTCGGTCTATTGAAAAATATAACGTTCCTCTCAAAATAATTTGCCCTGGTAAAGTTTATAGGAGTGATTCAGACCCTACACATACGCCGATGTTCCATCAGATTGAAGGATTATTGATTGATGAAAATGTGAATTTTGGTAATTTGAAAAAAGAACTTATAGACTTTTTAAATTATTTTTTTGCCAAAAAACTAGACGTAAGATTTCGTCCATCGTATTTTCCTTTTACAGAACCCTCAGCTGAAGTGGATATTATGGATAAAAATGGTTGGCTTGAGATCATGGGCTGCGGCATGGTGCATCCCGATGTTTTAGAAATGGCCGGTATCGATTCAAAGAAATATTCAGGCTTTGCTTTTGGGTTAGGTATTGAAAGAATGGCTAAACTTGATTATTCAATAAAAGATATGCGGGTTTTGTTTGAAAATGATTTAAAAGAAATTTCGGGTTCATAA
- the pheT gene encoding phenylalanine--tRNA ligase subunit beta: MKILKSHLLEKVDAKLNVKQLEAELTRLGLEVESIQKFGNSKKSDFVIDLDLTPNRGDCFSVLGVARELAAISNKEILKEKNILKKASLSPLTKVKLSEKLACPKYSFIEIHKIDNTKKLPEYISNRLDAAGINLINPIVDILNYVMIDLGQPLHAFDLDKIGKSINVRFAKPKEKISLLDGSNKILNKNCLVISDEKKALALAGIMGGIDSSVQLDTCSVLIESAFFNPLVIQGKARSFNIQTDSSQRFERGVDFDLQQKALIKATNLIADHLSGSHSQVKTIEAKKFIPRKKVLNIELNNLNKKLGTKLNAVEIKKILNSLEINTIVKKDLLCTMIPSHRFDLNIEEDLIEEVARMIGYDNLPSFELKTFNKFFVPTDYQETLKIKKYIANKGFQEVINYSFVSKKILNDYNLSKNSISVKNPLNENLEVMRTSLLPGLLNNLKLNFNRGENSLKIFEEGRIFSNKNNSKEQKILAGLIFDHDGKKNWNNKTKFDFFELKKFIITLLDNLFLVDFNFKKSLNNFLHPNISLDVYVKGKKIGSFGRSHPKINKIVGIRKDFFYFEFELEELFQKEILKISESSKYPSIQRDLSFLVPENVEYEKLKSLAEKMAGNELVNLKLFDLYKNSGIQEASSSYALNFTWQSKHKTLRDVDIDLVIEKIIKAFEKEFNASLRS, translated from the coding sequence ATGAAGATCTTAAAATCTCATCTTTTAGAAAAAGTTGACGCAAAATTAAATGTTAAACAGTTAGAAGCCGAGCTTACAAGATTAGGACTAGAAGTTGAATCGATCCAAAAATTTGGAAATTCAAAAAAATCCGATTTTGTTATTGATTTAGATCTTACTCCTAATAGGGGCGATTGTTTTAGTGTGCTTGGAGTCGCAAGAGAACTAGCTGCAATAAGTAACAAAGAGATTTTAAAAGAAAAAAATATTCTTAAAAAAGCTAGTTTAAGTCCCCTTACTAAAGTGAAACTCTCTGAAAAGCTTGCCTGTCCAAAATACTCTTTTATAGAAATTCATAAAATTGATAATACAAAAAAATTACCTGAATATATCTCGAATAGATTAGATGCGGCCGGAATAAATTTAATTAATCCAATTGTAGATATTTTAAATTACGTAATGATTGACTTAGGTCAACCGCTTCATGCATTTGATTTAGACAAAATAGGTAAATCAATAAATGTAAGATTTGCAAAACCTAAAGAGAAGATCTCTCTACTTGATGGCTCGAATAAAATTTTGAATAAAAACTGCTTAGTTATTTCAGATGAAAAAAAAGCCTTGGCATTAGCAGGAATTATGGGGGGGATAGATTCTTCTGTTCAACTTGATACTTGCTCTGTATTGATTGAGTCTGCCTTTTTTAACCCTTTAGTGATTCAAGGAAAAGCAAGAAGTTTTAATATTCAGACCGATTCTTCACAAAGGTTTGAAAGAGGGGTGGATTTTGATCTACAACAGAAAGCGCTTATCAAGGCAACTAATTTAATTGCCGATCATTTATCTGGTTCCCACAGTCAAGTGAAGACTATTGAAGCGAAAAAATTCATACCTAGAAAAAAAGTTTTAAACATTGAATTAAACAATTTAAATAAAAAATTAGGTACGAAGTTAAACGCTGTAGAAATAAAAAAAATTCTAAATTCTTTAGAAATAAATACCATCGTAAAAAAAGATTTGCTTTGTACGATGATTCCGTCGCATAGATTTGATTTGAATATCGAAGAGGACTTAATTGAGGAAGTGGCTCGCATGATCGGATACGATAATCTCCCTTCATTTGAACTGAAAACGTTTAATAAATTTTTCGTTCCTACCGATTATCAAGAAACTTTAAAAATAAAAAAATACATTGCTAACAAAGGGTTTCAAGAAGTCATAAATTATTCATTTGTGAGTAAAAAAATTCTCAATGATTACAATCTCTCTAAAAACTCAATATCGGTTAAAAACCCACTCAATGAGAACTTGGAAGTTATGAGAACAAGCTTACTACCTGGCTTGCTGAATAATTTAAAATTAAATTTTAATCGAGGTGAAAATTCTTTAAAAATATTTGAAGAAGGGAGAATATTTAGTAATAAAAATAATAGTAAGGAGCAAAAAATACTTGCGGGATTAATTTTTGATCACGATGGCAAGAAAAATTGGAACAATAAAACTAAATTTGACTTTTTTGAACTTAAAAAATTTATCATAACTTTGCTAGATAATCTTTTCTTGGTTGATTTTAACTTCAAAAAAAGTTTAAACAATTTTTTACATCCAAACATATCTTTGGACGTATATGTGAAAGGAAAAAAAATAGGCTCCTTTGGAAGAAGTCATCCAAAAATTAATAAAATTGTAGGCATTAGAAAAGATTTCTTTTACTTTGAGTTTGAGTTAGAAGAGTTATTTCAAAAGGAAATATTAAAAATTTCAGAATCTTCAAAGTACCCATCAATTCAAAGAGATTTATCCTTTTTAGTACCTGAAAATGTTGAATATGAGAAGTTGAAATCACTAGCAGAAAAAATGGCAGGAAACGAATTAGTAAATTTAAAATTATTTGATCTTTACAAAAATTCTGGAATTCAAGAAGCAAGTTCTAGTTATGCATTAAATTTCACTTGGCAATCAAAACATAAAACTCTTAGAGATGTTGACATAGATTTAGTTATTGAAAAAATTATTAAAGCATTCGAAAAAGAATTCAATGCTTCCTTAAGAAGTTAG